The segment ATTTCTGTAATGTTTGATGTGTGATCTTTTGTAACAACGGGTGACATTTATGTATATTAGCCTGCTCAGCCATCATGTTTATGTCTAAGATAACACCCAACAGTCCCAAGTAGAAATCTGTTATGGGCTCATGGACAGCGTATGAAGACGATAACCACTCTTAACCTTTAGGTTCCATACCAGGTTGTGATAAATTCATACTACTTTCATTGCACTGAAAATTCCCATATTGTCCTTAAATCAGAACTCACTGCTGCTCTCAGCGGCCTGCTGCATAGACTGCCCCCAGAGGTGAGGTTCCCGATTCTTCAAAGAGTTGTAAATGTACGAGATGGCAGGAGTTGCCAGGTGGGCCACAGAACCTGACAGGCCTTTCCCCCTTTTTAGGGAATCCAGCTCCTGAAGCACCACCCAGGGGATCAGGACGATAGGGATGCGCAAGGCTAAGAGAGCATGAAGTGGGGAGAAAGCAAAGTAGTGATGattccatattttaaaactTAAGTGCATTTCATCATGAATAGAAGAAAATTCCAAAAATGTGGAAAACATACtttctttggatgttttttttttttttttatgataatgcacttttaaacttttttgaATTTGTGATGAAACTATTTCTTTATGAGCCAATGCTTGTTAACATGGTTTCCTCTTTGCATACTTAGATTACCTTCCTGCTCCTCAAGTGTGCTAAGATCATTGTATCAGGACTCAACATTGTTCATTAGTCCTAAAATATAActcaattaattaaaatgatacGGAAAATGTAAGGGCAAGGAATAAGGGCAAACACACAATTAAACAAAGAGGGCTGAGGACAGGTAAACATGTATTGCTTCTTTCTATTAGAGATGCAAACATGATGTTGTGGGGACATCTCTTGATGATGCGTAATGGTAGTTTAGCAACTGCTGCTGAATAACTTCTatagcatttagcttaaaacTGGACAAACTTGGGAGTGAAAACTATCTGGACACCTTTTATAATAGCATGTGTTATATCAttatataacatataacaaTTATTATAAATCATTCTACAAGAAACATCAAGtatgaaaataaatgtcaaCACCTCCAAGGCCGTGATATCTGATCTTTTTCACATAATCCAGGTGACTGAGGAGAATGTTGGTGTCCAAAACAAGGATTAGGTCTTGCTGAGGAGGTTGTTTACCTGTAAAAAGACAAGTTCATGTTCAGTGAATTGTTTGTTGCCGACTGTCAAAAGTTAACAACTGAATAAAAATCGCACATTACAATTTCAGCTTAAGTTTAGTGCCTGTGATGGTTACAGGTCAGAATTGTTGTTTTCATTAAGCAGAAATTTGTGACCTTCTTATGTGATCTCATGTTTTACCTACATGGCACTATTATCTTTTTCGCATCTTCTGTGGGGTTACTCTATAATCTTAAAATAATTACAAGATTTTCAAGGACAGGAGGAGACACTAATCTATATTCGGAGACCTGATTCCAGAAGCCAGTGAAGAATCTAAAATTGTAACTTGACAGGTCTTATTTTGTAAATATCTTCATGTGTCATTCTGAAGCAAACGTTTTGCTTACGTATCATGTTTCAGGTAAATCACACTAAATGTGAGGCCAATACAATGCATACACTTTTGAACTTAACATATAGTGCCTGCATTTGGTCATTTCAGACATTCCAAAAAGAGTTTATATTTTACACTTATGAGTGTACAAGATGTCAAGCATCTACCAATGAAACAATAAAACTTACACGTGTCTGCAGCGCCCTCTTCTGGAAGGTCTATGTCCATACAGGTTAATTCTCCATAGCTTTGCATTACATTCACCTCCAATCTCTTCTCAGAACGGGCAAGATGTAGCTCTTCAACCACTTGCatctaaacaaaaacacattttaaaaacaatcaaTCTCCGCCATTTTGAACCATTGCAACAACGAAATACAATTTTAACATACTAGCTagaacatttttattatttgaatcATTTTTTGTCaagataaacaataaatataaaacaaagacTGACTTGTTCACATTAAATGAATTATGCTTTTTATTACCTGGTCATACCACGGCTCAGTGACGGTATGAGACGTAGCTGGGAGTTGATCTGACAAAGATGGCCTCTTATCTTGTCCTTCAGATGAACAACTAGGTGTAACATCCAAACAGCTCTGAGCTTGTTGGACAGTTTCCTGCTTGGAATTGCTCCTTGAGGCCCCAGAGGCTGAAATCTCAGTCCCATGTTTGAGATTTCTGTTTGTAGAACTAGCATCATCATCCCTACCGGTGCTACCTACTGGCCTTGGTTGAACCATTTTTGGTATCTTAAAATTAGGAGGTAGAGGTGATGCGATAGAGCATTTTTGTTGCTGAGCAGATGATAACTTAGCTGTTTTATGTGACACTGATGTGGCATTCCCTGGGATTGAAGGGACATTCTTCACCACATCTGAGCTACTCACTGAGGTAGTCTGCTTGGCTGAAGTGGAGGAATGCTTTgtggtagaggaagaggaagtttTGGCTTCTGTACACCGGCTCCttttagctttatttttttgatgCCTTTGGCACATCTTCTCAAACAGTTCGGTTCTCTTTTGCCGCGAAGTATCGTTGGAAGCTGAGGAGGTCTTGCCTGGTTCCCTGGTCTTGATGGTGTCGCTGTCATTTTCAGTCCTTGATGGTTCCTCAGCTCTGCACTCCCTGTCCAGGACATCTTGCCTCTGTTCTTTCTGTTCAGCAGAAACCAAACTGGGActcatttgctgcttttttcttttggatGGGGTCCTTTGGGAAGACTTTTTATTAGATGTCTTGTCTGTCCTCTGAGGAACTGCACCTGCATTGTTCAAGGATTTTAAGTGTCccattttcacagtcttattcCCACTGACAGtattcttgttccctgaaataTCGTTTTTTGCTTTACTAGAGCATTTTCCCCAATGGGATGGCACTAAGACACTTTTTGATTTTGTAGATTCTTcttccttattaacaggtttctggtctgctgcttgtgtttTTGCCAGTCTGTAGACAGGCTTTTTGATCTGGCGGGTGCTTTGGGAAACATCTTTAACGGTAGAAAAAGCACAATTTTCCGGTTTTGCTGCACAGCTACATGTAGAAGAACAGACAAAATATCAGTCAGAGAGAATTAACAAACATATCAATTACGTGAATGATTTTCAACTACATAATTCCAATATTAATTTGTTGTTAAAGTCAAGTATACTGTATCTAACCTCTCCTGACTTTTTACATCTCGCTTTCTCTTGCCATGTTTGCACTTCTTGGTAACATCTCGTTTCTTGGATGCCtgaaaacatgaagaaaaaactattgTGAGTACAGAGTAGACCCTTGATGATAGAAACAACTACAGTTGGTTGTTAGACAATATACAATGCATATATACGGTACGGTGAGACTAGAGCTGAAACTATTTGTTGATTCGTCAATATTTCGTTTgatttattagttttagtaATTTGTCAagcaaaaatgttaaatatttgctcaatatatagatatattctTAAATatctctttgggttttggaccaTTGGTCAAACAAAACTATCAATGTGCAGCTTTGGAAAATTGTGATGggtatttaatatttaaaatatattttttaactttagATAAAgacaaaatgatttattgagaACATACAGTAATCgtcagattaattgataatgaaaaaaattatttagttGCAGACGTACAGTACATAACGATGTGAATTTGTCTAATATCCCTGCTTGTAGTCTGTCTGCAAATCAATGAGGACTAATTCATGGCAATATTAGATTTTTAGTACAAATTATTCGTCATtaattcaacctttatttatactcAAATGTGAtgaagcattttgatttgtaCAGTATTTGCTGGACTAGCCAAAAACAGACATTCTTTTATCCATGAACACTTTCTCAACTGATTTTCCCCCAACTTTATGTGACATTATACCATCTACATATTGATATCACGGTATAAAATAACCTGTATCCAAATATAGTATTTTATCCACATCAACCACTCATAGCAACAATAGTAAACACTGTTGAATGCCTTCTTAccttttcatcttcttcactTGAGGATGACAACTTCTTGCGCTTtctcttttttgacttttttgacattttcctATGAAAAGTAATTTTGAAAGCAGGTCTTGAGTGACTATGCATCATCTTTACACATCCATCCATTTTGATGTTCAGCAAGACACCCCTTCTTTGGCTCTCGACCCCAATATAACAGGAAAGTGTGCCATAGCTATGTCTAACTAATACAGAGTTAAACTTCTCTTAATGAGAACGAAAACGAATTTGAAATTATATTGGCAATTCCACCTAATATTAAATGATTAAATGCCCTGTCTACAAGGCTGCATGTAAAATATTTCCATAATATGCCACACAAACTGGTTAGTCCTAGTTTTTGCCTCTTGTGTACTAACTGGTAGAAGTCATTGTAATCGTCAATTCAAAAATACGGACCAGTTGTTTTTAATATCTAATATTATCAATTAGACAGCTGTAGCTGATTCAGAACACTGCTGCTCTAGAGTATATCACTCAGACCAacaaagtggatcacatcactccagttctgagctctttacactggcttcctgtctctcATAAAGCACTGAATAGTTTAgtgccaaaatacatttctgatattCTGGTACATTTCGAccatccagacctctcaggtcgtcagGGACTtactgctttctgtccccaaGATCCGAACTAAACAtggagaagcagcgttcagttttcaTGCACCACAgaaagaaaactgcaggtctgttGCAACTCTCAGTTCCTATAAATGAAGACTGAAGACTTTTCTGTTGGAGGCTGCCTTTTAGGAAATCAAGTAAATGTTCATTTCTAACACTGcaacttttatttttctattgtatttttgtattttagcttttttactattttctttaattaatgttttaattgttgtttaattggtctttaatgttttaagtaaagcactttgaattgccttgttgctgataAGACTTTATTACGGACTCATGGTCCAATAAAATAACAGCATAATACATTACACACGTTACAACATAAATAATCCCAGAggcataatataatattatattatatatcaaCTATACTAAATGTAAAAAGAGGCATTTGTGCCAGTGTCTCCATAGGAAATGTGCTACCGTTATATAAAGTTGCTTAAACCCTGCCTAACGTTACATGGGGAACAAACTGGGGCTAACACCATAGACAGTAGCTATATAAAAGGGCTAACACAGGGTGAACTGTGTAATGACACAAACATAACTATATTTAATACATCTAATATAAAACTAATGTCTAAGGTAACACTGTGAAATACAAAGTGTTGAGCTGATTGTTAGATACACGACACACGACCAAAAGCTAAATTAAATGTTgctgttaacgttagctaatttaAGGTGACGCTGCTGAcgaaaaataacaacaaaaccgCTACAAGTCAAGCCAAATGTCTTATTTGAGAACTTGAATCGTTCGTGTACATTGATTCagtgaaataaaacacacatcGTAGGAATACATGTATAATTTACAACCAAGTAAATGTAAATGAACTTACTGTAAGCCGACAGATCAAAACATCCGCTGCTCTTCCgcttctttcttcttctactacGCCTATTTCTTCATGTGGTTGCTACATTACTGCCGCAGACTGGACCGGGGTGGAGATCTGCGCGTTGTACCATCTCAACGCGTATTACACACAAATATTATGTTAAAAAGTCATTTGTGTTGAATAAAAGTTTCAATATCAATTTTTGTCATAATCCTAATTTCATGATATTACATTTCATCCCGGTATGGTACAACTAACCCAGACCATGGGGTAAGATTTTCCTCCTTGTGTTTGAGAGTAAACCGTGCATTTTCTGTTTGGGTTGCAGAGATAACTAATAGCAGACACATGTAACTAGTTTGTATCACATTTTGAACACACTGGCTGCAAAAAGCTCAAagatacagacagaaatgtcaaaaatgttacAACTATCCCGGGCCTCCCCTACAGTAACCATTGACCAGTATTAGAATGAATGTCAATTTAGCCTTGTTCTGGCCCCTGCTTCCTGTGTGGTACTTTTAGTGCTTCCATCCcatataaatgtgtatataataacaGAACAACAGTTACTGTTGGATTATCATTGACAGGATAAGGGATTAATGAGTCTGTAAATCATCTGTAAACATGACAGGCCCAttcatttgtaaatgtatttaagGTTGTGCTTGCTCTTGTTCAGGGGCTCAACTCCTGTGCGGTTGCTGCGTATCTGTGCAGGACTTGTTCCCCTACATGCACATATGAAATAAACCAAACGAAAGAGAGGTTTTGTCTCACATCCTCTTTTAT is part of the Perca flavescens isolate YP-PL-M2 chromosome 9, PFLA_1.0, whole genome shotgun sequence genome and harbors:
- the swt1 gene encoding transcriptional protein SWT1 isoform X2; protein product: MSKKSKKRKRKKLSSSSEEDEKASKKRDVTKKCKHGKRKRDVKSQESCAAKPENCAFSTVKDVSQSTRQIKKPVYRLAKTQAADQKPVNKEEESTKSKSVLVPSHWGKCSSKAKNDISGNKNTVSGNKTVKMGHLKSLNNAGAVPQRTDKTSNKKSSQRTPSKRKKQQMSPSLVSAEQKEQRQDVLDRECRAEEPSRTENDSDTIKTREPGKTSSASNDTSRQKRTELFEKMCQRHQKNKAKRSRCTEAKTSSSSTTKHSSTSAKQTTSVSSSDVVKNVPSIPGNATSVSHKTAKLSSAQQQKCSIASPLPPNFKIPKMVQPRPVGSTGRDDDASSTNRNLKHGTEISASGASRSNSKQETVQQAQSCLDVTPSCSSEGQDKRPSLSDQLPATSHTVTEPWYDQMQVVEELHLARSEKRLEVNVMQSYGELTCMDIDLPEEGAADTCKQPPQQDLILVLDTNILLSHLDYVKKIRYHGLGALRIPIVLIPWVVLQELDSLKRGKGLSGSVAHLATPAISYIYNSLKNREPHLWGQSMQQAAESSNGLNAENNDDRVLQCCLQYQSLYPECAHILCTNDKNLCSKALLSGVKALSKSDLEAEVGRSRHGFQPVQNNKTPMLPHISPPVSSPMPSRSCTPVQPHCQETTGISVEEEDDKRLTKREDEEKTKWDCSCVSELEDCLREVLSDVLEVEMKAAYQELWLEIVYLKPPWTLQDVLHCLKKHWIAVFGHIVPRRKQQTVLNLIDFFNSDCSATSAALQEAKELVKAFGKSSSRVPSAISIMDNIYNKLQPQWESPACDVVMNDDDEDKQPTSAQVSHQEVWALFENIWSNVFQLSLEVFKALGFDPHTMQRAQSVGGPPPPQDALVCLHKLSSMVSQLLQAFSSVLSSAPGLEEVQTLLGIIHSNKIVDVDSRLTAKDLLDCFSQQDYREKLRVGGNQLMGLKEALDRCVGTSGQQIPFTTSLP
- the swt1 gene encoding transcriptional protein SWT1 isoform X1, whose translation is MSKKSKKRKRKKLSSSSEEDEKASKKRDVTKKCKHGKRKRDVKSQESCAAKPENCAFSTVKDVSQSTRQIKKPVYRLAKTQAADQKPVNKEEESTKSKSVLVPSHWGKCSSKAKNDISGNKNTVSGNKTVKMGHLKSLNNAGAVPQRTDKTSNKKSSQRTPSKRKKQQMSPSLVSAEQKEQRQDVLDRECRAEEPSRTENDSDTIKTREPGKTSSASNDTSRQKRTELFEKMCQRHQKNKAKRSRCTEAKTSSSSTTKHSSTSAKQTTSVSSSDVVKNVPSIPGNATSVSHKTAKLSSAQQQKCSIASPLPPNFKIPKMVQPRPVGSTGRDDDASSTNRNLKHGTEISASGASRSNSKQETVQQAQSCLDVTPSCSSEGQDKRPSLSDQLPATSHTVTEPWYDQMQVVEELHLARSEKRLEVNVMQSYGELTCMDIDLPEEGAADTCKQPPQQDLILVLDTNILLSHLDYVKKIRYHGLGALRIPIVLIPWVVLQELDSLKRGKGLSGSVAHLATPAISYIYNSLKNREPHLWGQSMQQAAESSNGLNAENNDDRVLQCCLQYQSLYPECAHILCTNDKNLCSKALLSGVKALSKSDLEAEVGRSRHGFQPVQNNKTPMLPHISPPVSSPMPSRSCTPVQPHCQETTGISVEEEDDKRLTKREDEEKTKWDCSCVSELEDCLREVLSDVLEVEMKAAYQELWLEIVYLKPPWTLQDVLHCLKKHWIAVFGHIVPRRKQQTVLNLIDFFNSGKNADCSATSAALQEAKELVKAFGKSSSRVPSAISIMDNIYNKLQPQWESPACDVVMNDDDEDKQPTSAQVSHQEVWALFENIWSNVFQLSLEVFKALGFDPHTMQRAQSVGGPPPPQDALVCLHKLSSMVSQLLQAFSSVLSSAPGLEEVQTLLGIIHSNKIVDVDSRLTAKDLLDCFSQQDYREKLRVGGNQLMGLKEALDRCVGTSGQQIPFTTSLP
- the swt1 gene encoding transcriptional protein SWT1 isoform X3, with protein sequence MSKKSKKRKRKKLSSSSEEDEKASKKRDVTKKCKHGKRKRDVKSQESCAAKPENCAFSTVKDVSQSTRQIKKPVYRLAKTQAADQKPVNKEEESTKSKSVLVPSHWGKCSSKAKNDISGNKNTVSGNKTVKMGHLKSLNNAGAVPQRTDKTSNKKSSQRTPSKRKKQQMSPSLVSAEQKEQRQDVLDRECRAEEPSRTENDSDTIKTREPGKTSSASNDTSRQKRTELFEKMCQRHQKNKAKRSRCTEAKTSSSSTTKHSSTSAKQTTSVSSSDVVKNVPSIPGNATSVSHKTAKLSSAQQQKCSIASPLPPNFKIPKMVQPRPVGSTGRDDDASSTNRNLKHGTEISASGASRSNSKQETVQQAQSCLDVTPSCSSEGQDKRPSLSDQLPATSHTVTEPWYDQMQVVEELHLARSEKRLEVNVMQSYGELTCMDIDLPEEGAADTCKQPPQQDLILVLDTNILLSHLDYVKKIRYHGLGALRIPIVLIPWVVLQELDSLKRGKGLSGSVAHLATPAISYIYNSLKNREPHLWGQSMQQAAESSNGLNAENNDDRVLQCCLQYQSLYPECAHILCTNDKNLCSKALLSGVKALSKSDLEAEVGRSRHGFQPVQNNKTPMLPHISPPVSSPMPSRSCTPVQPHCQETTGISVEEEDDKRLTKREDEEKTKWDCSCVSELEDCLREVLSDVLEVEMKAAYQELWLEIVYLKPPWTLQDVLHCLKKHWIAVFGHIVPRRKQQTVLNLIDFFNSGKNADCSATSAALQEAKELVKAFGKSSSRVPSAISIMDNIYNKLQPQWESPACDVVMNDDDEDKQPTSAQVSHQEVWALFENIWSNVFQLRSVQSSGL